A single Cannabis sativa cultivar Pink pepper isolate KNU-18-1 chromosome 7, ASM2916894v1, whole genome shotgun sequence DNA region contains:
- the LOC115697157 gene encoding uncharacterized protein LOC115697157, with translation MSNTIQHFSHSHPLKQYHDIRRKYRKEAKINCGLCQLLVEDDQIYYDCYKWECVYPLHKTCAELPQYLNHGLHDSLHGPLMLQKRSSSNNGNNNNNTTCYYCEIPFQHNEVFAYVCNQCSLHMHMTCALITIPILTCDKDNNVQYFCHQQLMMLVDHDNSKDQAQCFVCRSSWLGLAYSCTYETCKNFLHSSCAKFPWKVDNSHSHHHSLIALQFSKPQSCDLCCKKHCRLIFKCHDGCNFNLCTECVFVKTRVSCQSHVHSLYFVEKAFYKGNCSACQKSYADWSEHDHHLVPDEISRTQSFLFRCIECDYNLHFLCGPLPSTIKFKYHIHPLTLIDHQIKKDDHYDQFYCDICEEERNPYFRIYCCKDCDYSAHIHCLFSEIMKEIKGDKKVVNKLISFGETRWTQLIDRTEDTSND, from the exons ATGTCAAACACAATACAACATTTTAGTCACAGCCATCCATTGAAACAATATCATGATATTCGACGTAAATACAGAAAAGAAGCCAAAATCAACTGTGGCTTGTGTCAACTTCTAGTAGAGGACGATCAAATATACTATGATTGTTACAAATGGGAATGTGTCTACCCTCTCCACAAAACATGTGCTGAGTTGCCACAATACCTTAATCATGGGTTACATGATTCTCTCCATGGTCCTCTAATGCTTCAAAAAAGGTCATCATCAAACAAtggcaacaacaacaacaacacaacATGCTATTATTGTGAAATTCCATTCCAACACAATGAAGTTTTTGCATACGTATGTAATCAATGCTCACTACACATGCATATGACATGTGCTTTGATTACTATTCCCATCTTAACATGCGACAAAGATAACAACGTTCAATATTTTTGCCATCAACAACTGATGATGTTGGTCGATCATGACAATTCAAAAGACCAAGCTCAATGTTTTGTGTGTCGATCATCATGGTTGGGATTAGCCTATTCTTGCACCTATGAAACGTGTAAGAATTTTCTCCACTCTTCTTGTGCTAAATTTCCATGGAAAGTTGATAATTCTCATTCACATCATCACTCTCTTATTGCTCTCCAATTTAGTAAACCTCAATCTTGCGATTTATGTTGTAAGAAACATTGTAGGCTAATCTTCAAGTGTCACGATGggtgtaattttaatttgtgcACTGAATGCGTCTTTGTTAAGACAAGGGTGAGTTGTCAAAGTCATGTTCACTCACTTTactttgtggagaaagcattTTATAAGGGCAATTGTAGTGCTTGTCAAAAATCGTATGCAGATTGGAGTGAACATGATCATCATCTTGTTCCTGATGAAATAAGTCGTACTCAATCCTTCTTATTTCGATGCATAGAATGTGATTATAATCTCCATTTTTTATGTGGTCCATTGCCATCCACcattaaatttaaataccaCATACATCCTTTAACTCTTATTGATCATCAGATAAAAAAAGATGATCATTATGATCAATTCTATTGTGATATATGTGAAGAAGAAAGGAATCCATACTTTCGCATCTATTGTTGTAAAGATTGTGACTACAGTGCACATATTCATTGCCTGTTTTCTGAG ATCATGAAAGAAATAAAGGGTGATAAGAAAGTTGTGaataagttaatatcttttggaGAGACTCGAtggactcaattaattgatcgCACAGAAGATACAAGTAATGATTAA
- the LOC115697159 gene encoding protein RESPONSE TO ABA AND SALT 1-like has protein sequence MSKGFKGTSSTDDDNNNNGNGVLFKNFFEGWLVRQEHYLDELICANQNFDESSDDDLRELVSRILAHYQQYYEEKSKITERNVFLVFFPPWFTSLEQAFLWIAGFKPGLAFRLVTNSIDDLSEDQIQTLNRLMRETKSQERSLNDELAKIQESIGAPPLLEIARCGGRRSVHGGEQEEEDSNSDSAMAALKSGLEAVVTAADRLRMSTALKVTDVLESAQSVKFLAAAAQLQLRLRSWGLERRRS, from the coding sequence ATGTCTAAAGGTTTCAAAGGTACATCAAGTACCGACGacgacaacaacaacaacgGTAATGGAGTTTTGTTCAAGAATTTTTTCGAAGGATGGTTAGTTCGTCAAGAACATTACCTGGATGAGCTAATCTGCGCCAATCAAAACTTCGATGAATCTTCTGATGATGATCTTAGAGAGCTTGTTTCTCGAATTCTCGCTCACTATCAGCAATACTACGAGGAGAAATCGAAAATTACCGAGCGAAATGTATTCCTCGTGTTTTTCCCGCCGTGGTTCACTTCTTTAGAGCAAGCTTTTCTCTGGATCGCTGGGTTCAAACCTGGACTTGCGTTTCGTCTGGTGACGAATTCGATCGACGATCTGTCTGAGGATCAGATACAGACCTTGAATCGGCTTATGAGAGAGACCAAATCTCAGGAGCGTAGCTTAAATGATGAGCTCGCGAAGATCCAAGAGAGCATTGGTGCGCCGCCGTTGTTGGAGATCGCTAGATGCGGAGGAAGAAGATCGGTTCACGGCGGCGAACAAGAGGAGGAGGATTCCAACTCGGATTCGGCTATGGCGGCGCTCAAGTCGGGGTTGGAAGCCGTGGTGACCGCCGCTGATAGGTTGAGGATGTCGACGGCGTTGAAAGTTACGGACGTGCTTGAATCGGCTCAGAGCGTGAAATTCTTGGCGGCTGCGGCTCAGCTTCAGCTCCGGCTCAGATCTTGGGGTTTGGAACGAAGAAGAAGCTGA